The Rickettsiales bacterium genomic interval ATGACAACATCCGCTCATACAAAAAAACACGCCTCCGAACACAAAAACCACGGTGCAGAAGCCAAGATCACGGAAATGCTGCAGGATGCAGAAAATAAAGCCATGGAAATAAACAGCAAAAATATGGAGAACTTTGCACAGGCTGCCAATACCTGCAGCAAAATGGCGGGCGAACTCGCTGCTGCCTGCTCCGGTAATATCAATTGCATAGCGGAAAGCAGCAGCAAGGCCTTCCGTGTCGCGCAAGAACTGAGCCGTGAACTGGCGGAAAGCTATAACCGCAGCTTCTCCAATTTGTGCGAACTATCGACCGCAGCTTTCTCTTGCCGCACGAAGGAAGATCTCTCTAAGCTCCAGCATAGGATGTTCCGCCAGACCATGGATAATTATTTCGATGTAGCAAATAAAATGCTCAGCATCACTTTCGACAGCTGCAGTGAAACGCTGGAGCCGCTCAACAAGCGCACGACAGCAGTCGCGAGACAAATCAAGGAAGCTTTGGCCGCATAACAGAAGACATTACCGTCCGGGAAGAGAATCCATAAGCACACTTCCCGGACACTATACATTTAAGGAGAATGACATGAAAGCGCTCGTCTATCGCGGCCCCGGCAAGAAAGCCCTTGAAGATATGCCCATGCCGCAAATCCAGCTGCCGTCTGACGCAGTGGTGAAAGTCACCAGAACGACGATTTGCGGCACCGATCTGCATATCCTGAA includes:
- a CDS encoding phasin family protein; this encodes MTTSAHTKKHASEHKNHGAEAKITEMLQDAENKAMEINSKNMENFAQAANTCSKMAGELAAACSGNINCIAESSSKAFRVAQELSRELAESYNRSFSNLCELSTAAFSCRTKEDLSKLQHRMFRQTMDNYFDVANKMLSITFDSCSETLEPLNKRTTAVARQIKEALAA